Genomic segment of Desulfurispora thermophila DSM 16022:
CAAAAATTGTGTATACATCGGCTATGCCGCCGTTGGTGATGAAACATTTCTGGCCGTTTAAAATATAAACATCACCCTGGCGTACGGCGCGCGTTTTGACCGAGCCGGCATCCGAGCCGGCGTTGGGTTCGGTGAGGCCGAAGGCGCAGATCTGTTCGCCGCTGGCCAGGACCGGGAGATACTTTTGTTTTTGTTCCTCGGAGCCGCCTACCAAAATGGGCATTAGGCCCAGCTCCTGGGCGGCCACAATTAAAGAAGCGGAAGCCGAAACCCGGGCAATTTCTTCCACAATCAGACAAACAGCGGGCAGACCCACACCGGTGCCGCCGTACGCTTCCGGTACCCCTGCGCCCAGCAGACCCTGTTCGGCAAACAGTTCTTTTAAATCCCAGGGGTAGGCGTCCTGCTCATCTATTTCTGCAGCCCGGGGAGCTACGCGGGCTTCCGCCATTTTGGCCACGGTGCGGCGCAGCATTTCCAGATCTTCAGAAAGCCGGTAGGACATGACAAAACCTCCTTAATAACACTCTCTAAATAAAGATAAAACAAAAATATAATTTTGGGAATATAAAATAATCAAATAAGTAATATAATTTTGGAAATATTAGTTTGAGGTTATGCGCTATCCTGCCGGTCAGGTCATGCTATGGGCGATTAATTTGGGTGTTCTTTCTGACTGGTAATATTTGGTTGGATAAAGTCTTTATTCCAGGCCCGGGCTCGCGCTGAGTCTGATTGCTGCCGGTAACCGTTTGAGCTGGCTGGCGTGATGGCCAGTTGATCATGTCCAGCAATTGTTGGGCGTTGGTTTCCTTGCCGGCAGCCTGCCTGTTTTCCCGGCTGACAGCATCCAGCACTTCTGCCCGCAAAATGTCCACCTGGCGCGGGGCGGTAATGCCCAGCTTGACTGTGTCACCGCTGATTTCCACTACAGTCAGCTTTATATCAGGGCCAATGTAAATGGTTTGGTTTTTCTTACGGGAGAGCACCAGCATACTTTACACCTCCCCGCGGGTGATCAACTGCTGTAGCGGTGTGCGCAGTGAATAGCGGGTTTCTTCCAGGATAATCTGCTCTCCCAGCTGGCGGCGGACATTGATAATTACCGGTGCCTGCAAATTGACCGTAGCACTGGTCACTCCCCCGCGGGGGTTGACAATGTTAAAGACTGCCACATCGGACATATCTTCTATCTGCAAGCGCTCTCTGGCTGCTTCGGGCAGGTCGAATTCATAGTCCTGTGTAAAGCAAAAAGGGTTGAGAAGCAGAAAGCTCACTTGCGGTTGAGCCTGGCATTGCAGGTTGTAAAAAGGGCTTTCCGGCTGTGTTTGATACAGGTAATATTCCTGCCATTCCTCAAAGCCGGGCAGGCCACGGGGGAAAAATACAAGCATACTTTCCTCTCCTGTCAAGATTCAGTTTTAAATACATAAGCGTATGTTTGGGGAATTTTTTAGGGTGCTGTAGCAGTATTGGCAATCACCAAAAGGCGTTGACAATATGCTGCAGTTTTGCCGGTTTGTTGTCGGGAGAAAGCCAGACGGCCACCACATCGAATCGCAACTGGCAGTGCCGGTAGTGCGGCAGGGAAGTCAGGTAGGTGGCAATGCGGCGCAGTTTTTCCTGTTTGAAGCAATGGACGCTTTCCTGGGGCAGGCCGTACTGGTTGCCGTGGCGGGTTTTTACTTCCACCAGGACCAGGTAGTTCCCGTCGATAGCCAGTATATCCACTTCTCCCAGCCGGCAGCGGTAGTTGCGGTGCAGTATTTTATAGCCGCGTGCCGCCAGGTATTGCGCGGCCGCCTGTTCACCAATTTTGCCGGCAACCAGGCGTTCTCTGGTCATGTTTATTTTCACCTTTCTGGTTTTCAAGTAATATTCTGCTGTCCGTTATATATTCCTGCCTCTGCCGGCAGGTAAAAATTATACCGGGATTTTCTTGCCATGGGTGTAACTGGGTTGTAGAATAGTATTAAAAACCGGAGGGGTGGGCTATGAAAATAAGCTCGGGCGGTTTGCAATCCGCAGTGCTGCATGATACCATTACATCACCCCGTACTGATCACAATGCAGCCCGTATCCTGCCGGGCGATTTAGCCGAGGTGGAAAAGAAAGAAAAGAAGTCCCCTCATTTGAGCAAGCCGGTAGTGGCAGGAGAAAAAAGCACCGCCGGACAGGGATATCATTCCGGACAACCCGGTAGACCTGTTTTGCCCAAACGCCGCAGTGTGGATACCTATGCTTGAGGCGTTTTTTTTTGTTTTGGAGAAGGTGTACAAGTGTAGTAAAGTTTGGGCGGGGATGGTCCGAGATAATAAGTAGGATTGAATGTCATTTGTGGTGGAAAGAGTTTGATCCAGAAAGAAGGTAATGTCTATGTCCAGCACTTTGCGCATTGGTGGTTTGGCCACGGGCATTGATGTTGATAGCATTGTTAAAGAAACCATGCAGGCCAAAAGGATCCCGCAAGACAAGCTGAAACAACAGAAGCAAATTTTGGAATGGCAGAGAGATGACTACCGGGCAATAAATACAGTACTGCGTACCTTTCGCGATAAAGTGTTTAACATGAAGCTGCAGAGCACTTTCCTGGCTCGCAAGGCCACCAGTTCAGATGAAACAGTGCTGACAGCCAGCGCTGGAGCTACCGCTGCGCCAGGCATGTATACTGTGAAAGTGAATCAGCTGGCCGAGGGCGTCACGGTGGGTAGCCAGGTGAAACTGCCTGACGAGGATAATGGGAGTGGTGGTACAAGGACACTGGCCGAGCAGTTCAGTCTTTCGGGAACTCTATCTTTTACCTTGGAGGGAGCAAATGGTTATAAGGATTTTTCCTTTGATACAGCTACCGCTAATATCAATAGTGTCGTCAGTGCAATTAATTCCGCCAACCTGGGGATCAGTGCCAGTTATGACGCGGTGAACAACCGGTTTTTCTTGACCACGACTTCTACAGGCAGCAATGCGTTTATTAAAGTGACAAATGATACCAGCAATTTCATTTCTGGAGATGGTTCCGGTACGGATAATACTTTAAAGATGAAATTGATAGCCGGCACGAAAACAACTGGGAAGGATGCCGAGGTGGATTTTGGTGATACTACTGGTCTGAAGTTTGCCAGTAACACATTTACTATCAACGGCATCACAATTAATGCCAAAAAGGTGCAGACCAGTGCGGTAACGATAAATGTAACTGCAGATACTGACGCCGTTTTCAACTCCATCAAAGACTTCGTCAACTCCTACAATGATACTATTGCCAAAATAAATGCCGAGCTGTCTGAAACCAGGTATAAGGACTACGTGCCATTGACGGATACCCAGAAAAAAGAGATGTCGGATGAGGAAATAAAGAAATGGGAAGAGATGGCCAGGAGCGGTCTTTTGCGCAATGACCCGTTGTTGCGCGGCATTTTGGGCACCATGCGCACTACGCTCTCCTCCTCCGTGAGCAATATCAACAGCAGATATACTACGCTGGCGGCCGTGGGTATTACTACCGGCTCATACGCGGAGGGCGGTAAGCTTTATATCGACGAAACCAAACTGCGGGCGGCCCTGCAGGCCGATCCGGAAGGTGTGATGAAACTTTTTACCAACTCCACTGATGTGGCCGGGGAGAAAGGGCTGGCCCTGCGCCTGTACGATGATGTGAACAATGCCATCAATCAGTTGGGTACTAAGGCGGGTTATGATTCTACCAGTAGCCTTTACGACAACAGCGACATTGCCAAGCGGATGCGGGATCTCGATCAGCGCATTGAACAATATGAGGAGCGTTTGCAAAAGGAAGAGGATCGTTTGTGGAAACAGTTTACTGCATTGGAAAAAGCTGTGGCGCAGATGAACGCTCAGAGTGCCTGGCTGTCCCAGCAGTTCGGCGGAGGAGGTAGCAAATAACCATGTCTTTACCCAATCCTTACCAGCAGTACAGGCAAAACGCCGTGAACAGCGCTGCGCCGGGTGAGTTGACTCTAATGCTTTACAACGGTGCGATTAAATTTCTCCATCAGGCCCGGGAGGCTATAGCTGCCAAAGATGTGCCCGGTGCGCATGAGGCGCTGGTGCGGGCCCAGGAAATCATTCAGTATTTGTTTGATACGCTGGACATGCAATATGAAATTGCCGGTAATCTGGCTGCTTTGTATGATTTCATTTTACGGCAATTGCGCCAGGCCAACATTAAAAAAGATGTTGGTCCGGTGGAAGAAGTTTTGCCTTTGTTGGAGGATCTGCGTGATACCTGGGGTAAGGCTCTTCTGGCTGTAAAGGGTAGGACAACATGAATCATCAGGAACTAATACAGGATTTATTTGCTCTAACCGGGCAGGCAATAGAAGCTCTCCAGCAGGATGATTTCGATGGACTAATTGATGTGTTGGAAAAAAGGCAGCATGTTTTGGACTTTTTAGCCGAATTGGGTGAGTATTTCGGCGGGGTGTCGGCCCGGGAACAGATAACCCAGAAGGTTTTGAATTTAGACCGCCAACTCTTGCAACTGGCCGAAAGCAAGCTGGTTTCTTTGCAACGGCAGTGGCAGATCTGCCGGCAAGCGCGCCGGGCGCTGGACTCTTACCGGCAACCGCGGCTGCAACTCAGCGGTGTGTTTGTAGAAAAAAAACAATAGAGAACAGTAAGGCAAGGAGGTAGACCGATAATGCGGGTGGAAGGTTGGCGCGCTCTGGATGGCGCAGTTGCCGGAGCGGATGGGGTTTGGCCCGGCCGCAACAACAGCAGTAGATTCGTACCTGAACAGGCAGCGGGAGAAAGCGTGAGGCAGCCGGTGGAGAAAGGTAAAGATGGATTGGAAAACAATCAAACGGCTGTGTTTACTCCCCAGCACGTGCAGGCAGCGGTGGAAAAGTTGAACAAGACCATGGAAACCTATGGCACCGAGTTGCGCTTCGTTTACCATGAAAAAAGCGGTGAGTACATGGTCAAGGTGATCAGTGAAAAAGATAAAAGCGTAATTCGCGAAATACCACCGCATCAGGTATTGGAAATGGTGGCTTACTTCAAGGAAATGTTGGGCATAATAGTGGATAAGTTTATATAGTATAGTGTAAATAACGCTTACACAGCATTTTTTAATAATAATTTAAACTTGATTTTGCATAATGCGATAAATAACTGGAAGTCCTGTCTGAGTAGCACAGACGGGACTTTTGTCTTTAATTGCCAGCGAAAAACAACCTCTTATGGAAATTTTTCGGGGAGGAAAAACTATTTTTTTGTTGAATAAAGCAATTTACACAAAAATGGCCGGTTTTTTCCTGGCAATATGTCATCAATACATAACCTGTCTTGGGGAGGAGTTGCTTTGGCGTTATTTGATGCCCCTGTCTTGCAGGTGTTGTCCAAGCAGCTGGATGCATCTGCCCTGACGCAACGGGTAATTGCCCACAACATAGCCAACGCTGTTACTCCCGGTTATCAACGGCGGGAAGTGCTTTTTACCGATATTTTGCGCCAGGCTCTGGACCTGGATGGTGAAGCGCTCGCATTACGTACTGCCCACCCCCGGCACCTGGGGGGGCGTATTGCACTGGCCGAACTGGAACCACGGGTTGTGGAGCAGACCGGCACGTTTATGCAACCCAACCAAAACAATGTGGATATTGAGCAGGAAATGGTGCGCCTGGCGACCAACACCCTGCTCTACGATGCCAGCATCCGTGCTTTGAGTGACCGGTTGAATACACTGAGCTATGCCATCAAAGGGAGGTAAAGGCATTGTCGTTATTTGAAAATATGGCCATTAGTTCCTCCGGTATGACTGCCGGGCGCCTGTGGCTGGATTTAATAAGTAATAATATTGCCAATATTAACACGGCCGGTCGGCCGGGTGACCCGGGTAAGAACGCTTATCGCCGGCTAATGCCTGTTTTTGCTGAGGAATTGCGCCTGGCCCGGCAGGGAGTGAGCCGGCTGAATGGGGTGGCGGTGAGCATGGTGCGGCAGGATCCCGCTCCCCCCCGTCTGGTTTACGAGCCCGGTCATCCTCTGGCCGATGCAAGGGGCTATGTGGAATACCCTAATATAAATATCGCCAATGAGATGACCGATCTTTTGGTGGCGGCCAGATTTTATGAGGCCAACGCTACAGTTTTTAACGCGGCCAAGAGTATGGCGGTAAAGGCGCTGGAACTGGGTCGCTAATTGAGCGGGAGGAGTGGTTGTATGCAGATTATGCCTGTACCCCAATTGCTGCCGGTATCGGCTTTGGATGCCGCTCCCCAGTCCACTGGCAATGAAGTTGAAAAAAAAGGGTTTGCCGTCTGGCTGGCCGAAGCTTTGGAGAGAGTAAATGAGGCGCAGAAGGTTGCTGACCAAACAGTCCTGAATTTTTTAACCGGTCAGGTGCAGGATGTGCACCAGGTGACCATCACCATGGAACAGGCCAAGCTGATGCTGCAGTTGGCGGTGGAAGTGCGCAATAAACTGGTGGAGTCGTACCAGGAAATATCACGCATGCCTGTATAATAACGGGAAGTGGTTGAGTGAACATTTTAGAGATAAGAGACCGGCTGCTGCAGCGCTGGCGCAATATGGCCCGCTGGCAACAGATTGCCGTGCCGTTGATTGTGGTGGCGCTGTTGGCCCTGCTGATCTGGGCCGGGCAATTGCTCTGGGGCGTGAAATATGCTCCGCTGTTTGTAGATTTGGATCCGGTGGATGCAGGACGCATTGTGTCGGAACTGGAGAAGGAGAAAATTGCTTACCGGTTGACCAATCAAGGGCGCAATATTGAAGTGCCGGCCGATCTGGTATACAGCACCCGCATTAAGCTGGCCAGCAGCGGCGCTTTGCTCAGCGGTTCGGGTTTTGAGCTTTTCGACCAGCAAAAATTCGGTGTTACCGATTATGAGCAGCAGGTGGCCTACCAGCGGGCATTGCAGGAAGAACTGCGGCGCACCATTGTCCAGTTGGAAGAAGTGGAACAGGCGCGGGTGCACCTGGTTTTACCGCGCAAGAGCCTGTTTATAGATGAGCAGACTCCGCCCTCCGCTTCGGTGGTGCTCAAACTGAAACCCGGTGCACGCCTGGAGCCCGGCCAGGTAAAAGGTCTGGTGGATTTAATCGCCGGCAGCGTCCAGGACTTGAAACCGGAGAATGTACATATAATTGACCTGGCGGGCAACTCCCTCACTGATGCCCTTAATTTGGGAAGTGATGCGGCGGCGCTTTCCGGTCTGGCCTTGCAACATTACGAAGTGCAACGGGAATATGAAAAAGCGCTGGAAAGCCGGGTTGCTCAGCTCCTCGGTCGCATACTGGGTCCAGGTAAGGCGGTGGCCATGGTCAGTGCTGAACTGGATTTCAGCCAGCAACAGACCACCAGTGTAAACTACGGTCCCAGCCAGTTGCTCAGTAAACAGGAAATCAGCGAGACCAGCAGCGGGGGCAGCGGTGCGGGTGGAGTGCCGGGGGCCGAGAGCAACCTGCCGGGCGGCAGCATTCCAGCGCAGGGCGGGGAAGGCAGCAGCAGTTACAGCAGACAACAGGTAACCACAAACTATCAGGTTCCTTCCCAGCAGCAAACCGTTATTAAACCGCCGGGGACGCTGAAAAAGCTTTCGGTTTCTGTGGTACTGAACGGCAACTATCCGCAAAACCAGATCGATGAGATTCGCAAGCTGGTAGCCACTGCGGTAGGTTATGATGAAACCCGCGGGGACAGCATTGCCGTTTCGGGTATGGCCTTTGATGACAGCCTGCAAAAAGAGTTTGCCGCAGGGGAGCAGGTGGATAAAAGAAATGCCATGTATATTGAGCCTGTGTGGATTTATCTTGCGGGAGGTCTGTTGCTGGCCGGTTTGCTGGTGGGGATGGTGGTCTGGCGGCGGCGCCGTCGCTACCAGGTCTGGCTGAAAGAGCAGGAGGAACTGCGACGGGCTGCCGAACAGGCGGCCCGGGTGGAGGAAGAGCCTTCCTCTTTCCTGAAACCGGAAGAAAAAACGCGCACTGTACAG
This window contains:
- the csrA gene encoding carbon storage regulator CsrA, with product MLVLSRKKNQTIYIGPDIKLTVVEISGDTVKLGITAPRQVDILRAEVLDAVSRENRQAAGKETNAQQLLDMINWPSRQPAQTVTGSNQTQREPGPGIKTLSNQILPVRKNTQINRP
- the fliW gene encoding flagellar assembly protein FliW: MLVFFPRGLPGFEEWQEYYLYQTQPESPFYNLQCQAQPQVSFLLLNPFCFTQDYEFDLPEAARERLQIEDMSDVAVFNIVNPRGGVTSATVNLQAPVIINVRRQLGEQIILEETRYSLRTPLQQLITRGEV
- a CDS encoding YraN family protein, whose product is MTRERLVAGKIGEQAAAQYLAARGYKILHRNYRCRLGEVDILAIDGNYLVLVEVKTRHGNQYGLPQESVHCFKQEKLRRIATYLTSLPHYRHCQLRFDVVAVWLSPDNKPAKLQHIVNAFW
- a CDS encoding flagellar hook-associated protein 2 yields the protein MSSTLRIGGLATGIDVDSIVKETMQAKRIPQDKLKQQKQILEWQRDDYRAINTVLRTFRDKVFNMKLQSTFLARKATSSDETVLTASAGATAAPGMYTVKVNQLAEGVTVGSQVKLPDEDNGSGGTRTLAEQFSLSGTLSFTLEGANGYKDFSFDTATANINSVVSAINSANLGISASYDAVNNRFFLTTTSTGSNAFIKVTNDTSNFISGDGSGTDNTLKMKLIAGTKTTGKDAEVDFGDTTGLKFASNTFTINGITINAKKVQTSAVTINVTADTDAVFNSIKDFVNSYNDTIAKINAELSETRYKDYVPLTDTQKKEMSDEEIKKWEEMARSGLLRNDPLLRGILGTMRTTLSSSVSNINSRYTTLAAVGITTGSYAEGGKLYIDETKLRAALQADPEGVMKLFTNSTDVAGEKGLALRLYDDVNNAINQLGTKAGYDSTSSLYDNSDIAKRMRDLDQRIEQYEERLQKEEDRLWKQFTALEKAVAQMNAQSAWLSQQFGGGGSK
- the fliS gene encoding flagellar export chaperone FliS, with the translated sequence MSLPNPYQQYRQNAVNSAAPGELTLMLYNGAIKFLHQAREAIAAKDVPGAHEALVRAQEIIQYLFDTLDMQYEIAGNLAALYDFILRQLRQANIKKDVGPVEEVLPLLEDLRDTWGKALLAVKGRTT
- a CDS encoding flagellar protein FliT gives rise to the protein MNHQELIQDLFALTGQAIEALQQDDFDGLIDVLEKRQHVLDFLAELGEYFGGVSAREQITQKVLNLDRQLLQLAESKLVSLQRQWQICRQARRALDSYRQPRLQLSGVFVEKKQ
- a CDS encoding flagellar protein FlaG is translated as MRVEGWRALDGAVAGADGVWPGRNNSSRFVPEQAAGESVRQPVEKGKDGLENNQTAVFTPQHVQAAVEKLNKTMETYGTELRFVYHEKSGEYMVKVISEKDKSVIREIPPHQVLEMVAYFKEMLGIIVDKFI
- the flgB gene encoding flagellar basal body rod protein FlgB, with translation MALFDAPVLQVLSKQLDASALTQRVIAHNIANAVTPGYQRREVLFTDILRQALDLDGEALALRTAHPRHLGGRIALAELEPRVVEQTGTFMQPNQNNVDIEQEMVRLATNTLLYDASIRALSDRLNTLSYAIKGR
- the flgC gene encoding flagellar basal body rod protein FlgC — protein: MSLFENMAISSSGMTAGRLWLDLISNNIANINTAGRPGDPGKNAYRRLMPVFAEELRLARQGVSRLNGVAVSMVRQDPAPPRLVYEPGHPLADARGYVEYPNINIANEMTDLLVAARFYEANATVFNAAKSMAVKALELGR
- the fliE gene encoding flagellar hook-basal body complex protein FliE, whose translation is MQIMPVPQLLPVSALDAAPQSTGNEVEKKGFAVWLAEALERVNEAQKVADQTVLNFLTGQVQDVHQVTITMEQAKLMLQLAVEVRNKLVESYQEISRMPV
- the fliF gene encoding flagellar basal-body MS-ring/collar protein FliF, yielding MNILEIRDRLLQRWRNMARWQQIAVPLIVVALLALLIWAGQLLWGVKYAPLFVDLDPVDAGRIVSELEKEKIAYRLTNQGRNIEVPADLVYSTRIKLASSGALLSGSGFELFDQQKFGVTDYEQQVAYQRALQEELRRTIVQLEEVEQARVHLVLPRKSLFIDEQTPPSASVVLKLKPGARLEPGQVKGLVDLIAGSVQDLKPENVHIIDLAGNSLTDALNLGSDAAALSGLALQHYEVQREYEKALESRVAQLLGRILGPGKAVAMVSAELDFSQQQTTSVNYGPSQLLSKQEISETSSGGSGAGGVPGAESNLPGGSIPAQGGEGSSSYSRQQVTTNYQVPSQQQTVIKPPGTLKKLSVSVVLNGNYPQNQIDEIRKLVATAVGYDETRGDSIAVSGMAFDDSLQKEFAAGEQVDKRNAMYIEPVWIYLAGGLLLAGLLVGMVVWRRRRRYQVWLKEQEELRRAAEQAARVEEEPSSFLKPEEKTRTVQDDLKEFAREHPNEVADILKLWLKE